Proteins encoded within one genomic window of Sphingomonas sp. G-3-2-10:
- a CDS encoding outer membrane beta-barrel protein has translation MRIALFAAALAASTALAAPAFAQETVDPTFTGPRVEGVVGWDRLDSGDTSGTEASDGVVYGGAIGYDIATGGAVFGVEGEITGSTNKQEGAGLIVPGDSFRVKAGRDLYAGVRVGFLAGPRTLIYAKGGYTNAAVETRYTSGLTTVTDSENIDGWRLGAGAEFNLANNIYLKGEYRYSNYSSLDGVDIDLDRHQVVAGLGVRF, from the coding sequence ATGCGTATCGCACTTTTCGCAGCCGCCCTCGCCGCCAGCACCGCGCTTGCCGCCCCGGCCTTCGCTCAGGAAACCGTCGATCCCACCTTCACCGGCCCGCGCGTCGAAGGCGTTGTCGGCTGGGATCGTCTCGATTCCGGTGACACCAGCGGCACCGAGGCCAGCGACGGCGTCGTCTATGGCGGCGCGATCGGCTATGACATCGCCACCGGCGGCGCCGTGTTCGGTGTCGAGGGCGAAATCACCGGCTCCACCAACAAGCAGGAAGGCGCCGGCCTGATCGTTCCGGGCGACTCGTTCCGCGTGAAGGCGGGCCGTGACCTCTATGCCGGCGTCCGCGTCGGCTTCCTCGCCGGTCCGCGCACGCTGATCTACGCAAAGGGCGGCTACACCAACGCCGCGGTCGAGACCCGCTACACCAGCGGCCTCACCACCGTGACCGACAGCGAGAACATCGACGGCTGGCGTCTGGGCGCGGGCGCCGAGTTCAACCTCGCCAACAACATCTATCTGAAGGGCGAGTATCGCTACTCGAACTACAGCTCGCTGGACGGCGTGGACATCGATCTGGACCGTCACCAGGTCGTCGCCGGCCTGGGCGTGCGTTTCTGA
- a CDS encoding Coq4 family protein produces MATQPAPVPTFNPGIPMKREWGTALSALRKLLANGDDTTQVFKIMRALNGDVTQRSYRKLLTLPGGGKLAYQRIELAERLTDRAWIDSFAEGTVGAAYRNFLDSTGYSADGLVEVSMAEGAFQGVDVEHPYAWMGRRERDIHDIWHVLTGYKADEHLGEACLVAFSYAQTGGLGWGFIGLGAALKSLRITKEAAFSKAVIEGYARGKKTSWLHGLDYEALMAEPIDAARKRLGIEPAPKYLIAQARLEAAGLKGI; encoded by the coding sequence ATGGCGACGCAACCCGCACCCGTTCCGACCTTCAACCCCGGCATCCCGATGAAGCGGGAATGGGGCACGGCGCTGTCGGCGCTGCGCAAGCTGCTCGCCAATGGCGACGATACCACGCAGGTCTTCAAGATCATGCGCGCGCTCAACGGTGACGTCACCCAGCGCAGCTATCGCAAGCTGCTGACCCTGCCGGGTGGCGGCAAGCTCGCCTATCAGCGGATCGAACTCGCCGAGCGGCTGACCGACCGCGCCTGGATCGACAGCTTTGCCGAGGGTACCGTCGGCGCGGCGTATCGCAACTTCCTCGACAGCACCGGCTATTCCGCCGACGGGCTGGTCGAAGTCAGCATGGCCGAAGGCGCGTTTCAGGGCGTCGATGTCGAACATCCCTATGCCTGGATGGGCCGCCGCGAGCGCGACATCCACGATATCTGGCACGTGCTGACCGGCTACAAGGCAGACGAGCATCTGGGCGAAGCCTGCCTTGTCGCCTTTTCCTATGCGCAGACCGGCGGTCTCGGCTGGGGCTTTATCGGCCTCGGCGCCGCGCTGAAGAGCCTGCGTATCACCAAGGAAGCGGCCTTCTCCAAGGCCGTGATCGAAGGCTACGCCCGAGGCAAGAAGACCAGCTGGCTCCACGGGCTGGACTATGAAGCGCTGATGGCCGAGCCGATCGACGCCGCGCGCAAGCGGCTGGGGATCGAACCCGCCCCGAAATATCTGATCGCACAGGCGCGGCTGGAAGCGGCGGGGCTCAAGGGCATCTGA
- a CDS encoding histidine phosphatase family protein, which produces MDSTRAHSGNSPRQGRDFIARHGETVYNLAKRMQGDHPHTPLTRAGFAQADAMGAALRELLGAKPKLTLWVSSAGRALQTLALICEHLELDWHAANRDDRLVEIGMGEWSGRYYHELGDALSGFLDEEHKLYRHAAPGGEWYDSIAARVSSWLADTDDDPGDRLVIMHGMSSRVLRGVMTHAPVLEQFGSPAAPDLPQGSIALIEGGVETVAHWGSGKLANAAV; this is translated from the coding sequence ATGGATTCCACTCGCGCGCATTCCGGAAACAGCCCCCGCCAAGGCCGCGATTTCATCGCCCGGCATGGCGAGACGGTCTATAATCTCGCGAAGAGAATGCAGGGCGATCACCCGCACACGCCACTCACACGCGCCGGTTTCGCCCAGGCCGATGCAATGGGCGCGGCGTTGCGCGAACTGCTGGGCGCGAAGCCGAAGCTGACTTTGTGGGTGTCGAGCGCAGGCCGCGCGCTGCAGACGCTGGCGTTGATCTGCGAGCATCTCGAGCTCGACTGGCACGCCGCGAACCGCGACGACCGGCTGGTCGAGATCGGCATGGGCGAGTGGAGCGGCCGCTATTATCACGAACTGGGCGACGCGCTGTCCGGGTTCCTCGACGAGGAGCACAAGCTTTATCGCCATGCCGCGCCGGGCGGCGAATGGTATGATTCGATCGCGGCGCGCGTGTCGTCATGGCTCGCCGATACCGATGACGATCCGGGCGACCGGCTGGTGATCATGCACGGCATGTCGAGCCGGGTGCTGCGCGGCGTGATGACTCATGCGCCGGTGCTGGAACAGTTCGGATCGCCCGCCGCGCCCGATCTGCCGCAGGGGTCGATCGCGCTGATCGAAGGCGGCGTCGAGACGGTCGCGCATTGGGGTTCGGGCAAGCTGGCCAACGCCGCGGTATGA
- the recF gene encoding DNA replication/repair protein RecF, whose amino-acid sequence MAITRLVLTDFRNHEDAVLSPGPGFVVLAGENGAGKTNILEAVSLLAPGRGLRRASVSEMARQGGSGGFGVAARLGDVDIGTGAQPDAPERRLVRINGAAAAATALAEWLTVLWLTPAMDRLFVEGPGERRRFLDRLTLALAPGHAHHSNRYDAAMRQRNRILAEDGPPDLGWLGALEARMAEHGAAIEAARRDAVTALGERLAAQAEGPFARAGLTLEGWAGDADSLIRELAEGRRRDAAAGRTLAGPHRADLIVTHLGKGQPAHLCSTGEQKALLLGLVLAHAELVAERVGRAPILLLDEVAAHLDPSRRAALFDRLSGKGQVWMTGTEAALFEAVPGDATRYHVAHGAILPD is encoded by the coding sequence ATGGCCATCACGCGTCTCGTCCTGACCGATTTCCGCAACCATGAAGACGCGGTGCTCAGCCCCGGGCCGGGCTTTGTCGTGCTCGCGGGAGAGAATGGCGCGGGCAAGACCAATATACTCGAGGCGGTGTCGCTGCTCGCTCCCGGGCGTGGCCTGCGCCGCGCGAGCGTAAGCGAGATGGCGCGGCAGGGCGGATCGGGCGGCTTCGGCGTCGCGGCGCGGCTTGGCGATGTCGATATCGGCACCGGCGCACAGCCCGATGCGCCCGAACGGCGGCTGGTGCGGATCAACGGCGCGGCGGCGGCGGCGACCGCGCTGGCCGAATGGCTCACCGTGTTGTGGCTCACCCCGGCGATGGACCGGCTGTTCGTCGAGGGGCCGGGCGAGCGCCGCCGCTTCCTCGACCGGCTGACCCTCGCACTGGCGCCGGGCCATGCCCATCATTCGAACCGCTACGACGCCGCGATGCGCCAGCGGAACCGCATCCTCGCCGAAGACGGCCCGCCCGATCTCGGCTGGCTGGGCGCGCTCGAAGCACGGATGGCCGAACATGGCGCTGCGATCGAAGCCGCGCGGCGCGACGCGGTGACCGCGCTGGGCGAGCGGCTGGCGGCGCAGGCCGAGGGGCCGTTCGCGCGCGCCGGCCTGACGCTGGAAGGCTGGGCAGGCGACGCGGACAGCCTGATCCGCGAACTGGCCGAGGGCCGCCGCCGCGATGCCGCCGCGGGCCGCACGCTGGCGGGGCCGCACCGCGCCGACCTGATCGTCACGCATCTCGGCAAGGGTCAGCCCGCGCATCTCTGCTCCACCGGCGAGCAAAAGGCGCTGCTGCTGGGCCTCGTCCTCGCCCATGCCGAACTGGTGGCGGAGCGCGTCGGCCGCGCCCCGATCCTGCTGCTCGATGAAGTCGCCGCGCATCTCGACCCCAGCCGTCGCGCCGCGCTGTTCGACAGGCTAAGCGGCAAGGGACAGGTATGGATGACCGGCACCGAGGCCGCCTTGTTCGAGGCGGTGCCGGGCGATGCGACGCGCTACCACGTCGCGCACGGCGCGATTCTGCCGGACTAG
- the dnaN gene encoding DNA polymerase III subunit beta: MKATIERATLLKGLSHVQSVVERRNTIPILSNVLLEANASGTLRLMATDLDLQIDETIAAAVDQPGATTISAHTLFDIVRKLPEGSQVELSAADGRITVVAGRARFTLSTLPRDDFPVIAEGELPTTFELPAETLKQIIDKTRFAISTEETRYYLNGIFWHVSDEATPVLKAAATDGHRLARVTVARPDGAESMPDIIIPRKCVGELRKLLDEVDGSVGVSMSNSKIRFDLGQAILTSKLIDGTFPDYSRVIPTGNDKILKIDPKSLMAGVDRVSTIATEKTRAVKMALDRDKVTLSVTSPENGAAAEEVPGEYAAQSFEIGFNSRYLMDILGQVEGDAVEVHLADAAAPTLIRENDKSPALYVLMPMRV; this comes from the coding sequence ATGAAGGCGACGATCGAACGCGCAACGCTCCTCAAGGGGCTCAGCCACGTCCAGTCCGTGGTGGAACGGCGGAACACGATCCCGATTCTCTCCAACGTGCTGCTCGAAGCCAATGCGTCGGGCACGCTGCGCCTGATGGCGACCGATCTCGATCTGCAGATCGACGAGACGATCGCCGCCGCAGTCGACCAGCCCGGCGCGACCACCATTTCGGCGCACACCCTGTTCGACATCGTCCGCAAGCTGCCCGAAGGCTCGCAGGTCGAGCTGAGCGCCGCCGATGGCCGCATCACCGTGGTTGCCGGCCGCGCGCGCTTCACGCTCTCGACGCTGCCGCGTGACGATTTCCCGGTGATCGCCGAGGGCGAGCTGCCGACCACCTTCGAACTGCCCGCCGAAACGCTCAAGCAGATCATCGACAAGACCCGCTTTGCGATCTCGACCGAAGAGACGCGCTATTATCTGAACGGCATCTTCTGGCACGTGTCGGACGAAGCGACGCCGGTGCTCAAGGCCGCGGCGACCGACGGTCACCGCCTCGCCCGCGTCACCGTGGCGCGCCCGGACGGCGCCGAATCGATGCCCGACATCATCATCCCGCGGAAGTGCGTCGGCGAACTGCGCAAGCTGCTCGACGAAGTCGATGGCTCGGTCGGCGTGTCGATGAGCAATTCCAAGATCCGCTTCGATCTGGGTCAGGCGATCCTCACCTCGAAGCTGATCGACGGCACCTTCCCCGATTACAGCCGCGTCATCCCGACCGGGAACGACAAGATCCTCAAGATCGACCCGAAGAGCTTGATGGCCGGCGTCGATCGCGTCTCGACCATCGCCACGGAGAAGACCCGCGCGGTGAAGATGGCGCTCGATCGCGACAAGGTGACCCTCTCGGTCACCAGCCCGGAAAACGGCGCCGCGGCCGAGGAAGTCCCCGGTGAATATGCCGCTCAGTCGTTCGAGATCGGCTTCAACAGCCGCTATCTGATGGACATTCTCGGCCAGGTCGAAGGCGATGCAGTGGAAGTTCACCTCGCCGACGCCGCGGCGCCGACGCTGATCCGCGAGAACGACAAGTCGCCCGCACTTTACGTGCTGATGCCGATGCGGGTCTGA
- a CDS encoding helix-turn-helix transcriptional regulator, with amino-acid sequence MNNRLRVLRAEAGLSQGDLAKLLGVSRQTINAVETDKYDPSLPLALRMAKVFGVPVDAIFLDDWTPPEPRND; translated from the coding sequence ATGAACAACCGGCTTCGCGTGCTGCGTGCCGAAGCAGGGCTGAGTCAGGGGGATCTGGCCAAGCTGCTCGGCGTCTCGCGTCAGACGATCAACGCCGTCGAAACCGACAAATACGACCCCAGCCTGCCGCTCGCACTGCGCATGGCAAAGGTTTTTGGAGTGCCCGTTGATGCCATCTTCCTTGACGACTGGACCCCGCCGGAGCCCCGAAATGACTGA